From the genome of Malus sylvestris chromosome 13, drMalSylv7.2, whole genome shotgun sequence:
gaatgaccattactacaattgggttaaagttaagggaccattgctccaattgggttaaaattgaaggaccattgctacaattttttgttcatttgattTTCCATATTTGCCCCTTAATTCAGCCTCATGTGTGTGACATGTGACTAGTTTGCTTAATAAAGTTGATAGCACCCACTAAATCCATTTCAATAATAAGTCTAGAGACACCTTTGTCCAAGCCAAGTTTAAGACAAAAAAATAAGCTCCAAATCTCCGCCTCCATAAAATGTCCCTGCCCCAAATTAGTAGAGAATCCCCCTAGCCAATCACCACAATGATCTCTAATAATGCCACTAGCCTCGATTTGTCCAGAGGTCATTGTTCTTGAGCAATCAACATTGAGTTTACACCACCCAATATCAGGAGGCTCCCAAGCAAGAAAGATCTAAACTTTGTTTGGTTTCACATATTCTTTGCAGGACGACCTCACCCATTCGGAAGCCGCCCTAACAATAAGGGTTATAGGGTCCTTGGCATACTAAAATTATTATCAAAGACATGTTGATTTCTCTATTTCCAAATATGCcaacaagtaaagaggaatagaATGCACCAAGGAATTAAATTGACTACCTTAGTATGCACTTTAAGATTAACAAGTAACCAAGTTTGAATATTCAAGTCAGAGGAGTTTTGCATTTGATAAGGCACACCAAGGAAATCCCAAGTACATTTGGCCATCTGACAGTCCCTGAGATATGGATAATAACCTCAACAAGAATAGAACAAGAATTGCATGATGAATCAGAGGTTAAACCCCTCCTAGCCCATTGTTCATTAAAAAGCAATTTACCTCTACTAATCAGCCATAGGAAAGTATTCAACTTAAGGGGTACCTTAATCTTCTAAATGAAATCCTAGATATTCTCATGCCTAGACTCACATTTATCTATGAGACCATAAATGGACTTGACGGAAAAAATATCATTCACAGTGTCACTCTAGATAAGTTTATCTCGTCCCACACCAAGGCTACCACTAGGCCAACTAAGGATTTTCTACACCAAATCCTCCGAAAGCACACTTCTAAGTTTGATAAATCCCACCAACCATcttgaaaaaattcaaaaattatgcAATTGGAATTTATAATAGTATCTCTATCAGTAGCATCACTCAAGGGGTAACCTAGGACTTAAGAGTCGTTCCAAAAACTAATTGATTAACCATTCCAATTCTCCACTTCATCCTTTTCCTCGAAAAATCCGTATTATGTACAATTCCTTTCCACGTATAAGAGAAGTCAGATCTCTTATGGATCATTGGGTCTAAAATAAAAAGGCCTTTAAGATACTTCGATTGATAAATTCGAGCCCAAACGCCTTGATCTTTAGCATGGATTCTTCAACCAATTTTTGCCAAAAGTGCTTGATTCATCTTAGAAGTCCTCTTGAGGCCCAATCCACCCTTGCATTTTGGCCTGCAAACAATGCTTCATTGATAGAGATggacacatttatttttatcagTGTCACCCCATAAAAAAATTCATGTTCAGCTTGTCAAGATCAACACATATGCTTGTAGGTAATTTAGTAGTTTGCATAGCATAGTTGGGAATGACAGATGTAACAACTTGTATTAAAGTAGTCCTTTCAGCCATAAAAAGAACCTTGCTCTTCCACGAAGTTAATTTCTTATGCACTTTATCCACAATGCTTGCGTAGGTAGACTTTGTAACTCTCATTTGAATTAGAGGCATTCTTAAGTAATCATCGAGATTGTCAAACACAGGATAGCCATAAATAGCATTGATGCCATTAATCACATCTTTGGGAGTATTAGGAGAGCAATGTAAaactgatttttcaaaattcacAGCTTGCCCTGAAGCAATACAAAACTTTTCAAGGCAGCTCTTGATCAATCTAGCTTGCTTGGGAGTTGCATAAAAAAAAGTATAAGATCATCTGCAAAAAAATAGATGTGAGACACCAAGCCGAGATTGAGAAGCCTTTACTGGTTTCCACCTCCCCTTGGTAACATCATTAGTAATGATATGTGACATTTTGTCAATACATAAAACAAACATATAAGGTGATAATGGATCCCTTTGTCTGATTCCATTTTTAAGCACAAACACCTCTGTCAACCATTAAGACAAATTTGGTAATGGACAGTAGAAGCACACTCCATTATAAGTTGAATGAGGCTTATGGGCAAACCAACCTCCACAAGAACATATTCAATAAATCCCAATTTAGGCGGTCATAAGACTTTGAAAGGTCAATTTTTCATGCCAAGAaccatttttttgcttttggagtTCCCAAATTTATAAAGGATCTCCTAAGCCACAAGAATGTTGTCAGTAATATGCCTTCCAAGGACAAAAATAGCTTCATTCGGGCTAATTAAATCAGGCAAAAGTGATCTAATCCACTACCATACGAGTATTTACTTCAGTAACAGGGAGAAAACCTGCCCTCCATTTCTGTATTGTCAAATATTGTCGAGCAATAATCCATGGGCCACCAGTAAGTACAAACTCCCTATCCTTTTCCAAATCAAATTTAGCAATATAGAAATCATGATCCAAATCTATAAGTTGCATACCTTCTTTCAATTGCCACTTCTACTTTAGCCCATTCAATAGGAAATTATAGGTATGTGACTTTCTCAACAACTTGATGATTAGTGCATTACTCCAAGGGTGACATAGCTTCTCCATCGCATTATCTGAGAACATGAACTTAGGCCTCTTTTCACCACGAGAAACAGTGCAATCCGCATTAGTTAACCTACATCGTCATCAATCTCAGTCACAGAAATGGACCCCATGCCGATTGGATTGCAAAAGCTAATCATTGAAGCTTATCTTTGGGTCCAAAACTAGCCCGGCCAAGCTCTTAGCCACTTCAGCAGCAAGACCATAAACACGCTTTAATGCACGGATATCGAACGCATTAGATTCAACCTAAAAGGGAAGAGAACTAGACTCTCCACCCATCATCATCAACCTTATCGCCGCTATTTCACCCGACTTCACCACCGCAACACAGTAGCAAAAGAGAGTAAGCTGCTTATTTGAATGTCATCTATCAATGTTTTGTAGCATACTAGTTTAGGTGAGATATGGTGTTAGAATGAGATTATCATGGATGATGTTTCAATTATATGGTAGATACCGACAAATGAAAAGTGATAATATTGAACCTTGTTCTGTCAATTAGTGACAAAGTAGAATTGATTGGCCTACTCaaattacaatccaggttgAATTAGATTCCTTACCAAAGAATGTTTGGACATGTCATTCCTACACTTCCAAATGCAATCATGTTGTATTACAAGTGCAAAAAGAgcgtaatgagatggataaaaTAATGTGACGCATGCCTTATggcacaaggtttctctcaaacacGTTGTGAATGATTGTAGCATTATAAATATGGTTAGCGCTTTCTCCATTGGGGTATTGCtatggagatttacatgtaagatcccgaagaattacatgaACTAGTTCAAATAGTTATACACCACAGAACACCCTCTCAATTCAAATTAGGCATTTACTTACGGACTAAAACAATTCGAACGAATTTGGTATACCCgtttaagtgattatttgattagtCTAGGATATGAATAAATTATGCCCTTACGTGTTAACCATGAAGTATTTTGAATTGCTAGAGCTACAGTTTATGTTCATGACATGAATCCCACTAAGACTCTAGAAGAGCTCAAGAAAACTGTCTCACACCTGAAGACataatttgagatgaaggatcttgtgAAAACTTGATTATGTCTTAACCTAATGGTTGAGCATAGTTCAGATGGTATTCTCACTAGTCGAACTACGCTCAGAAAGTGTTGCTTTTGAGTACACCCACGATCGTACATAAGCAAAGTGCAAATGAGATCCATGAAGAGGTTGTGGAACccaaaattccatatctaagctCAACTTTTCACTTTGTTCTACTTAGCACATTACATTATACAAGACATCTCTTTCGTTGTTCATCTGTTGGTAAAGATAAAGCACTGAGCCTACATGGCGCTActaaattggtattaaagacattttttctttctatggatttgggcttatcCTAGGCATCCCGAGCAAGTCCAACCCCTTGATCCTCATAATGATGCTTGTCTTATTCATTATGCTGATGTGATTACTTATCAAACTCCCAGAAGAAACGTTCCCAAATCATTATGCCTTTACTATTAAGGATACCACAATATCCTGGAGTTGCACGAAATAGATCTTAGTTGCTAAATCTTCTAATTGTTCCAAGTCTCATCGCACCTCACTACACTATACATGGGAAATATAGTTGAGAGCTCTTATTGAGCATTTTTTAAGTATTTGCggtttttcatccatcgttgagtcccaaagACGACCCATGAAGACAATGCAACATGTATCGACTACCCCAAGATATGgtacatcaacaaagtcaatACCAAGTATAATGCGGTCTCATCACATCAATAaagcatcaaaacattgaagtcAACCAAATTCGCTCCAAAGACAACTTAGCCGACCTCTTCACAAAGTCAATGTTGAAGTttaccttccagaagcttgttcaaggaattggcaTGTGTAAATTGTCTAATTtccaatgcttgtagttctcatttggaagtttgtCAAACTCAAGGGATGTATCCAGAGGTATACTCACTTGACCTTAATGTATCTTTTTTCCTACTGTTAGGAGCATTTTGCCCATTGAGTTTTTGCTACCTGataaggttttaacgaggcacccatcctaggCTGGTCAatactgtggagccaaaaataatcgagaaaattatggaggtgacacgtggacttttgggtgaaatggacaaaattacccttgaggcacactgAGATTCCCATGcgcatgcaacggacaataacggcttaatcaaggaagagtcaaaggtgatcaaaatgagatTTATTCAAATCCCCCTTATCACTCCTCATaaaatccttattcaaaaggtaactcccaaaacttcctttttaatttgggattaattaccacgttaattgcaagatattatttcacataatatcttgcaattattctccaaatacaccatatatggccggccactattctccaaatagggccggccactcccctataaatagccCTATTATCCTACTAAAAAATTAAgtcatttgctacccacaaactcctaaacacattcttttttagaattctaactttggcatcggagattcctcggccaaagccccccattcatcgtgggagcgtgaggcttttggccttaatcttaggtgttattattttgcaagtgcattttcgtcaaaggagaagatggcaaaaatttgcatccacaaatacCATTGTGTGTGTCCTACTTGCGTCATGAAGGAgtttagttttgacttaatacaacttctcatttttctccttaGATTATGATTTTTATCCTACATTGGGTTTTACcttagcgaggttttgtgaatTTTACTACCTATGCATTCTTTCAATGTTTTGAGACTCACGTTCGCTTATTGTGTTGACTAGAcgagacgacttcatcaactgcttCTATACCATCCATGAAGATCTAATGCACCCTGTACTTGAGCATTTTCATACTAAAGGGGGGCAGTGTTGTGACATTAATTCTGacacatgtgtgattgtgtGAATCCTTGGTACATTTGGTTTACTCTTTCTGTTAGCGATTCTTTCCTATTGGgatttgtattacttggagagcaagttttTTCTCCTCATggtttactataaataaaggcataggCAAAGAGAAATACACATTCAATAAATTCctcagttctctctctctctctcctctctcgcACCACTGAGagaaaataggctacaacattATTTGAGTTTGTGAGATTGTTAGAGATGTTATCATAAACCCTCAATTTTAACTAAaactacaaatattattttattattattattattattaaatagaTTGGAGAATGGAATTATGCAAGATTAGCTATTTAATAATAGTTACAAGCAAGGCATCTACACTCTCAAAACGAGAGAAGAGTATTACACCCAGAAACTCTTGCTCTACCctcttttaaattaaatttgcggAAATTAGTTTATAGAACATTTAGCACTTAAAGAGAATGGAGGAAGGAAGAATAATGTTCTTGGCTTATTTTATCCTGCAGAAATATTCTCCATGTAGAGACGAATAGGTGAGTTTCTAGATTAGTCAAGTAAGCATTCAAACAGAGATGCCTATCTTGGTTCAAACATCTTATTGTTGTTTTAGTAAATCTAACAGGATACATGACTACTGTGTATATGTACGCAAATATTAGATGCACTGGATCTCATAAGTCACCTTGTTTAGGTTCGAAACACTTTGAATTTTTGAGCTTAATACACATTGTCGTTCATCTGTCACTTCTGGTTGACTGGTCagcataaaatctgaaaacctCAGGACTCTAATTGAATTGACCGGTTTGTTCAACGAGTAACTAGTATATTCATAAAACTTTCCAACAAACAATGGGTTCGATCTGGTCTTTCATGGTTTAGAAAGTAGCTGGGACAAATACCTGCTTTGTATTCTCTTTTGCTGCCCCCACCCACCCATTCTAAAACAAATCTTTTCATAGACTAGTAATGAACCTGTTTACTATTATTAATGTGAGCAAGAACAATTAAGTAATTCAAACAGCAGTATTAGCACCCTTCCCAACTTCTAATCCTGGTTTTCTCTTATCTGATGTAGAGTTCAGCTCGAATACAAACATATTGATATATTGTTGCTCATGGGCTTTGTATTAGCATGCACTTTGCATCTTTGCAGCAAGTGGTAAGCCCAAAGAGATTGAATAAGTATTTCAAGCATGTTTCATTTAACTGCTCATCCAAATATTAACTGTGCCCAATGTATTGATAGAAGAGGCCTGAGAGAGAGATGTGACCAAGGAAATAACATATTTTTGGAATTGTTAGAAAAGTATACGAGGTTGTGCAGATTTCAATATTTTGGGAAAATGACTAGATTGGAATTATGTAGTTGGAAGCACACTTGCTAGCTTGCATTGGCATTTACTAACAAACATTaatcttcttgttctttttgttGGGTGACAAGACGGATGGGAGGAAGCACAACAATGCAAAAACACCTAGGCCTGCGGCACCCTAATAATTAAATGGTGACTGACTGGCTTGAAGCTGAAGACCGAAAGACCGATTAGGATTGCAGTGCGAAAGATTGAGACTCTGTGAACTTATTGCAATTCAGTCATACCATATATCGAAGAATTTCATTTTTGTGGTAGTGTTTTTTTGGTGATTGGTGATGGAAATGATAGAGTGAAATTTCTATGCTTCCTAAAAATGCAGCCATATCAGGAAAAAATGGACACAATCAGTGATCAACATGAGATATTCTCACTATCTAATGGACGGATGGTGTACAATATATTTGTTTCAAAAGAGTTTCTCACAGAGGAATTATGAACCTGCAACCATCTGCTAACTTTGGCCAAGCATGCcctctatttatttttataaatgaagaaaataacAACCAAAACATGTGCTACACATGTTTCATGTTATTGATGGCCTGGTTTAGAATACTAGTATCGAATGGTTCCAAAGAAATAGTATAGGCAACTACGCTCCTGTGCTTCTCATTAGCAGAATGGTTAATGGGGCCAAGGAGCCTGTTTAAGACAAGGAATTAAAATAAGAGCATGATTTGAGAGATAAAATTCCAAGTCCATACGGTACTGCTATGCTTTTATATAGTTTCTTCCCTGTCTTGATCTTTTGATGGATGTGGAGGTTATGAATATTACGATGCATAAGGAATTAAGATCAACAACAAATTATATGCATTAGCAATCGACAAACACCTGGCGACAAATTTGAGTTTAACATACTCTTTATTTGTCTTACCATTGtaatttataattttcttgTTGGCTTATCTGTGATGCATCTCCTTCGAAAGTAAGTACAATAAATTTCCAATAGTTCTTGCATGAGTTAGTCATAATCATCACGtactttttaaatttcaatcaaTTGCCTAAGAAGATAATGAACCAGTGCACTCAAATATGGAGCAACCAACGTTTGAAAATTTCCTATATACACCAATGTAATGCGTGATGAGAACAGTATCTCGATTGTCTATTTATTAAAGTGACAACTTAATTAGAATTTCAATAATGAACAGAGTGAAGATTTTTGAAGAAACACGCACGAAAGTTGAACTATTAGTCCTACTTGAGCTTTAAACCATGGAAAAGCCAATGTGGCTGCTTTCTTTCTTGGTCACATGTCGCACTAGAGCTGCTCATGGGAGTTGTGGGATCACTGCTATCTCCTCCTCTATCTGATTTGAATGAGGCAGGCGAATCGAGTTCTTTTGCTTTATGGATCAGTTCTGAACATCCCGACTGAGGCTGGTAAGATTTCGATCTCTTCCTGTTCTTGCTACTTCCGATGCTTAATGAAAGCTCCacttcactatcttcatcacaGCCAGTTACACTCTTACTTTTGAGGGACATGTGAGAGCTTGGCCCTGCTTGTTCTTGGTCAATTGTACTGAATCTGGTTGAGATGTCTTCCTCGGCAGGCCTTTCAAGGTCAAATCCCCTTGACATTCTCAGAGTGTCTCCCGAGCAACTTCCACTACGCTCTCTAGAGTTCGGATCATCCCTCAATCTCTGAAAATGGAAATTATATCCAGAAGAAGTTTGAGTTATTGAATGCTGCCAGTTAATCCACTGAGATTGGTTAATGTGATCTGCACTACTGGTTATTGGGCCGCAAAGTCTATTTTGTTTAATCTTTTTCTTCAGTTCATCCATTAGCATCTTTTGTACACTGTACAGACGGTGTAGCTCTCGAATCTGCAATATTTGGTTTTTGGTTAGGACTGCTGTCATCAGTTTCAAAAATACTAAATCTATGAGACAAAAACAATCTGATCTGACAAGTATAAGACTTAGGATCTAATAAGCAAAAAAGGTGTAATCAAATTGTGTCTTGGAGTAATTTGACTGGTTTGCTTATCCAGAAAGGTATGGTTGGATGAGAAATTTAGATGTCGGTGACTGAATGGCTATAAAATCAACTTCCCAAAGCTTAATATTTGCATTTCCATGAAAACCAAAAGAACTCATGCTTTGTGGAACATGATCAGCATACAATTCGAGCTGATACATGCATTAAAGTTGATCATACCTGGTGTTTAAACGTATCTTCATGCATCTGCATCGTACTTTTTATGGTATCCATGTTGTGCTTGTCCAGCGTCCTGTCCATCGAGTTCCGAAGTGTGCCCCTCAACTCTAGCCTTCTGATACTTCTCCTTCAGCCCAGTTTTCTGAAAATAGTCCCAGTCATCCACCTGATGCACGGTTAAGCTGCAGCTATTTTGTGACCTTCCTAAAATATTGATGGCATACTCAATTTTCATTCCCATTCCTGGAGTAATATAACAGTTAAAAAATGTTGGTAACTACAGGGAAACATATAATTTGAGGAAACACACCGAACTGTTATTATTGTATTATGAGATCTGCCACAGTAACTCTTTTTTCCAAACAATTGTTATAAGATTAAACTTTGTGTACAAGATATCATTTACAAAGCAATGAacagaagaaaattaaaatttagaaaaaaagaaCTTTTACTGATTTGAGTGGAGTAGGTATGATATATAAACCCACTAAATGAAGGTGGAAACACAGTCTAGTTGGACACCAGGTCTACTACTTATCCTACCGCGTCTAAACACCAAGGAATAATTGAATTGGTGTGACCATTTTTGAATTATCTTGAATCCCAAATGCAAGTGAACAAATCTAACCCATCAGGGTAGTGGAAATCTATCTCTCAAAATTCACTGACAGTTGGCTTTTATATACTACATTCGTGCTCCAAGATTTTATTTGTTCCCTTTTCGGTGTACAAATTCAAGCAGCATTTCGGAATAGGACTCTTGTTCACTACATGACCGAATATGTCAAATAAAGGGACTTTTTTTAAGGTGTTGGATGAAGGATGAACAAAAAAGAATGGCCCAGAATTGTGTCACGGCAGCTCCGAAAGTGCGTAATCCGAAAGTTACCAGACACAAAAaggaggaaaaaggaaaaatgggATGTGGGCAAATAGTGAGACCAGATATGGAATGTGGGTGGTCTACTCTATTTTTCCTTTGTTAGTACAATATTGCTGCTGGTGTAATCACAGTAGCCttcatttttatcaaattgCTCTCcacaagtgcccacctcttcctGTTTCTATTGAAGCTGAAGACTTTATATACATATGCTGAATCTACATTGcatgaaatagaaaataaaaaggatCTGCTGCAATTCACAATTAAGCACGGTTGATtatctatgaaaaaaaaaaaaaaaaaaaaaaaggatctcTTTCACCTTTAACTGTTTTGGCATATATAGATATATCTCTATCCATACACAGAAACCAACTATTAATATTCAAGAATTATGATTTCCCAGACGACCAGAACTTCCAAAAATGGCTCAAAATATATGAGAacaggaaggaaaagaaaagcaaGAACATCAACATCTAGGCTTACTGAATCATGGAAACTTTTGTTACATACAGTTGAGGTATATTTTTAGTATCACCTGAAATAGAAAGAGCAGCATAAGTGGAGATTGTCTAGTGTGAGGCTCATTGAAAGGTTTGCTTCTTCATACCAATAATACTATGacattggtgaaccaaaacaaCCCAATAAGTAGAGAATTAAGATAAGCATCCATCAATATCATCAGTCATTTGATCTTCCGTACTAATCGGAGTGGAGTGGACGGAGCAATCTAAGCAGTGCAGCTAGCAAATAATTTGAGCCTCCTCCTCCTACGGGTATTAATTGGGAGAAGATTCTTGGACACCTCTACACCAGCAAATCTCTTTGGGAGGGCAAGGCAGGCCAACATTAATTTTTCCAAGCTCCCCACTGAATTTAATTAGAGAAACAACAAAGCAACAAACCCCATCCTCCCTTACTCCTCTCACTAATTAAACAATTCTTAATCATGTTCTCGGTCATGTTAATAATTCAGGATTGACAGGCTGTGAAGTTAGGAGGCATGGCaaaaaaatggtaaaatatACCTATGTCTTGGTGTGCACAATATTCATATatactgagagagagagagagagagagagagagaacgagataattaaaattttgttaaatattATTCATACATAGTATTGTTTGATgctgtattttaattttatatatatttgatttgTAACATGGAGAAGATCAAATTTGTGGGGTCCACAGAAGCGTCATATATGATGGAAACCAAATGACAATCCTAATACATGCGCCGAGGTGGGCTGGACAAGATATTCCAGACAAAGTCTTACAAAACATCAAAGATTTGTATGAAATAATATTGATGGAAACCTGGTGCTTCTTTCCCAGAACAACACCAATCTTATTATAAATCTTATATTTTCCCCAGTATACAAATAAAACGATCCATATTTGATTATATCTCCGTACCATGAAACAATATCTAATCCAGGTTGTTATTCGAGTTTTTATGATAGTACAAAATGCAGATGTTGGAGTTCcataattgtattttaaatcCCCTTGCATAAGCAAGTAAATCATCTTCTCTGAGAGTTATTTTATATCGGTAAATTTGATATACATTGTTGACTTATTGCTTAACATCTGAAAGTTTTTCGAGGCTAGTAACAATATCTGAATAAGATACCACATAAATATTTTTCCATAAAAAGAGGAAggaaagtttttaattttttttttaataatttggaGACCAATTCTATTAATTATTCAGGTTTTGAGTTTTTTGACAGCTAGCCATGATTCGATCTTGGGTTAAGGTTGCATCTGAATTAATGCATAGTATATGGGGTCATAAACTAGATTAAACCACCTACCATAGTTCCAAATTTATCAATATGGGTTCCCGAAGTATTTAGGAAATGATAGAGAAAAGAATCTAATATGTGTCTTAATCAAATCCAGAAAGCCTTATCCATGCCTTGTCTAAAGGGTAATTTTCAATTATAAACATGAAAGATTAAGAAACCAAATCCATAACGTTTGTTGCTTATGTGTAAACTAAACATGCAGATTCAGTAATTAATCATTGGCATCTGTTCTTAGGGGCAACGATTTTCAACCATTTTTACTTTAATCTTCTATGtatttcacaaaaataaaaacttgcaTCGTCCTATAACGGGGTGCACATATCTCTTCATATGCAAATAACGTGTCTTGAACATATAAATTCAACGATCGGAACCATTGAATTTCATTATATGAAGATCACTCTtacaaaaaaaacatttgaataaaaaatcGTTTAATCATTCAAGCGTATAAAATAAATGAATGGTTCATCAAGAATATATTACTTGATACATACACCGGTTATTTGTTATATACATTTCCATGACTAAATGATTTCtgattcaaatgatttttataggggtgatctttaaatgaagattaagaaattgaactgTTCTGATTATGAAATTTGTACGGTGAATATACATTATTTGCATGTGGGAAATTAGTTCATTCCTTAAAAGGGAGAATGAAAGTATTatcccaaaaaataatatggTCGATCGAGGCATAAGATAAAATGATAGTGTGAAAATCAACAATTATCTGCTTGTTGTGAGCttatcaatatttaaaaaattaaaaattaaaaaaattaaaaacttaaaaaaaaatttaaaaaaaaaaaaccgaaatttgaaataatcAAGTCTAATTCAATCCTTAAGAAGTAACCAATAGATAGTGTAGTTTAAATGTTTGGAATTTTACTTCTCCAAAAGATTGATGCAAAACAATTATAAACCATAGAGATTAGAGATGAGGGAAGGGGAAACTTGGCACACATCACTTTCATCAAAAACATAAAAGGGCCAAAAACATAGCTGTTCCAAGCGATTAAATAAAAATCCCACGGTAGCTTCAACTACATATGACGTTGATATATATGAGAAAAAATATGTGAACgtggatttggatttggaagTGGGCatgcctttgcctttgccttctCTTCTCTAAGACTTTTTCTAGTGTAGATTTAAGTTACCACTTAGTATCTCTCAGACACTGGATGTTTTAATCTTGTCCACAAAGTCGAATGGGAAGGTTACAACGAAAAGTGCCTATTTTTTAGCTTGGATTGGTGGAGAAG
Proteins encoded in this window:
- the LOC126595814 gene encoding LOW QUALITY PROTEIN: uncharacterized protein LOC126595814 (The sequence of the model RefSeq protein was modified relative to this genomic sequence to represent the inferred CDS: deleted 1 base in 1 codon) produces the protein MGMKIEYAINILGRSQNSCSLTVHQVDDWDYFQKTGLKEKYQKARVEGTLRNSMDRTLDKHNMDTIKSTMQMHEDTFKHQIRELHRLYSVQKMLMDELKKKIKQNRLCGPITSSADHINQSQWINWQHSITQTSSGYNFHFQRLRDDPNSRERSGSCSGDTLRMSRGFDLERPAEEDISTRFSTIDQEQAGPSSHMSLKSKSVTGCDEDSEVELSLSIGSSKNRKRSKSYQPQSGCSELIHKAKELDSPASFKSDRGGDSSDPTTPMSSSSATCDQERKQPHWLFHGLKLK